The following are encoded in a window of Novosphingobium sp. ZN18A2 genomic DNA:
- the xseA gene encoding exodeoxyribonuclease VII large subunit yields MAFPSVPDDDDDETGGLLARETPGDNAGALSVSEISQMLKRTVEDRFGFVRVRGELSGVKRAASGHLYCNLKDDKARLDAVMWRGSTGRLSFLPEDGLEVIASGKMTTYPGRSNYQIVIERMEIAGEGALLALLEKLKARLGAEGLFDEARKRPLPFLPKTIGVVTSPTGAVIRDILHRLSDRFPSHVVVWPVAVQGKGAAEQVAAAVRGFSALPEGGPVSRPDIVIVARGGGSIEDLWCFNEEVVVRAIADCTIPVISAVGHETDTTLADYAADLRAPTPTAAAELAVPVRGELAALLSELHARQRRGMVRMLSLRRERLEARSQRLPRPEALLQAQAQKLDDLGDRLRRGLVQRTALARAALDRDAGALRPSLLSNRVGRERERLAATRLRPEIVLQRIEAARQKVDALDRLRRQLDPRAPLKRGYVLVTAPDGSVVRHRADAAALASLTLEFDDGKLDVAPGKAPRSAPRARPAAQGGDQQELF; encoded by the coding sequence ATGGCTTTCCCTTCCGTGCCCGATGACGACGACGATGAAACTGGCGGGCTGTTAGCGAGGGAAACGCCGGGGGACAACGCCGGCGCGCTTTCCGTGTCCGAGATTTCGCAGATGCTGAAGCGCACGGTGGAGGACCGGTTCGGCTTCGTTCGCGTGCGCGGCGAGCTTTCGGGCGTGAAACGCGCGGCATCCGGCCACCTCTATTGCAACCTCAAGGACGACAAGGCGCGACTTGACGCGGTGATGTGGCGCGGCAGCACGGGGCGGCTTTCGTTCCTGCCCGAAGACGGGCTGGAAGTGATCGCCAGCGGCAAGATGACGACCTATCCCGGCCGGTCGAACTACCAGATCGTGATCGAACGGATGGAAATCGCGGGCGAAGGCGCGCTGCTCGCCCTGCTGGAAAAGCTGAAGGCGCGGCTGGGCGCCGAAGGCCTGTTCGACGAAGCGCGCAAGCGGCCGCTGCCCTTCCTGCCGAAAACGATCGGCGTGGTTACGTCGCCTACGGGGGCGGTGATCCGCGATATCCTGCACCGCCTGTCGGACCGGTTTCCCAGTCACGTGGTGGTCTGGCCCGTGGCGGTGCAGGGCAAGGGCGCGGCAGAGCAGGTTGCGGCGGCGGTGCGCGGATTTTCGGCGCTGCCCGAAGGCGGGCCGGTGTCGCGCCCGGATATCGTGATTGTCGCGCGCGGCGGCGGGTCGATCGAAGACCTGTGGTGCTTCAACGAGGAAGTTGTCGTCCGTGCCATCGCCGATTGCACGATCCCGGTGATCAGCGCGGTGGGGCATGAAACGGACACCACGCTTGCCGACTATGCGGCAGACTTGCGCGCGCCCACGCCGACCGCCGCCGCCGAACTGGCGGTTCCCGTTCGCGGGGAACTGGCGGCGCTTCTTTCCGAACTGCACGCCCGCCAGCGGCGCGGCATGGTGCGGATGCTCTCGCTGCGTCGCGAGCGGCTGGAAGCGCGCAGCCAGCGCCTGCCCCGGCCCGAGGCGCTGTTGCAGGCGCAGGCCCAGAAGCTTGACGACCTGGGCGATCGTTTGCGGCGCGGGCTGGTTCAGCGCACCGCACTGGCCCGCGCGGCGCTGGATCGCGATGCGGGGGCGCTGCGTCCTTCGCTGCTCTCCAATCGCGTCGGGCGAGAGCGCGAGCGTTTGGCTGCCACGCGGCTGCGCCCGGAAATCGTCCTGCAAAGGATCGAGGCAGCCCGCCAGAAGGTGGACGCGCTTGACCGGTTGCGCCGCCAGCTTGATCCGCGCGCACCATTGAAGCGCGGCTATGTGCTGGTCACCGCGCCGGACGGATCGGTGGTGCGCCATCGCGCAGATGCCGCGGCGCTTGCTTCGCTGACGCTTGAGTTCGACGACGGAAAGCTTGACGTCGCGCCCGGAAAGGCGCCGCGAAGCGCCCCGCGCGCAAGGCCCGCCGCACAGGGCGGAGACCAGCAGGAATTGTTTTGA
- the purD gene encoding phosphoribosylamine--glycine ligase, with amino-acid sequence MNILLLGGGGREHALAWKLAQSPRLGKLYAAPGNPGIAHHADLVTLDAADHGAVVSFCEAHEIGLVVIGPEAPLVDGLADSLRDAGFSVFGPSKAAAQLEGSKGFTKELCDRAGIPTAGYVRARDEAEAMAALDRFGAPVVVKADGLAAGKGVVVAMTMDEARNAVTDIFGGQFGAAGAEVVVEEFLEGEEASFFALTDGATIVPLASAQDHKRVGEGDTGPNTGGMGAYSPARVLTPALEAEVIEKIIAPTVRTMADEGMPYSGVLYAGLMLTRSGPKLIEYNARFGDPECQVLMMRLESDLVELLRACADSALSALPVPRFRSETALTVVMAAQGYPGTPKKGGLIEGVDAAEATGAKVFHAGTALKDGALVANGGRVLNVTALGASVRVAQATAYAAVDRIDAPDLFCRRDIGQKEIAREMAREG; translated from the coding sequence ATGAATATCCTGTTGCTGGGTGGAGGCGGCCGCGAACATGCGCTGGCATGGAAACTGGCGCAATCGCCGCGTCTGGGCAAGCTCTACGCCGCGCCGGGCAACCCGGGAATCGCGCATCATGCCGATCTGGTTACGCTGGATGCCGCCGATCATGGCGCGGTCGTATCGTTCTGCGAAGCGCATGAAATCGGCCTGGTGGTGATCGGCCCGGAAGCGCCGCTGGTCGACGGACTGGCGGATTCGCTGCGCGACGCCGGCTTTTCGGTGTTCGGCCCGTCGAAGGCGGCGGCGCAGCTGGAAGGTTCGAAGGGCTTCACCAAGGAACTGTGCGACCGCGCGGGAATTCCGACCGCCGGTTACGTTCGCGCAAGGGACGAGGCCGAGGCGATGGCCGCGCTGGACCGTTTCGGTGCGCCAGTGGTGGTGAAGGCGGACGGGCTGGCGGCGGGCAAGGGCGTTGTCGTGGCGATGACCATGGACGAGGCGCGCAATGCCGTAACCGATATCTTCGGGGGCCAGTTCGGCGCGGCGGGCGCGGAAGTGGTGGTCGAGGAATTTCTCGAGGGCGAGGAAGCGAGCTTCTTTGCCCTTACCGACGGCGCGACCATCGTTCCGCTTGCCAGCGCGCAGGACCACAAGCGCGTGGGCGAAGGCGATACCGGCCCCAACACCGGCGGCATGGGCGCCTACAGCCCGGCACGTGTGCTTACCCCCGCGCTGGAAGCCGAAGTGATCGAAAAGATCATCGCGCCCACCGTCAGGACAATGGCGGATGAGGGGATGCCCTATTCGGGCGTGCTTTACGCCGGGCTGATGTTGACGCGCAGCGGACCGAAACTGATCGAATACAACGCGCGCTTCGGCGATCCGGAATGCCAGGTGCTGATGATGCGGCTGGAAAGCGACCTGGTAGAGCTGCTGCGCGCCTGCGCGGATTCCGCCCTGTCCGCGCTTCCCGTGCCGCGCTTCCGTTCCGAAACCGCGCTGACCGTGGTGATGGCGGCACAAGGCTATCCCGGTACGCCGAAGAAGGGCGGACTGATCGAAGGCGTCGATGCCGCCGAAGCGACCGGCGCCAAGGTGTTCCACGCCGGAACCGCGCTGAAAGACGGCGCGCTCGTGGCGAACGGTGGCCGCGTGCTGAACGTGACCGCGCTCGGCGCGTCGGTTCGCGTGGCGCAAGCCACCGCCTATGCGGCCGTGGACAGGATCGACGCGCCGGACCTGTTCTGCCGCCGCGACATCGGCCAAAAGGAAATTGCGCGGGAAATGGCGCGCGAGGGGTAA